Genomic DNA from Bifidobacteriaceae bacterium:
CCCGTGTGCGCGGTCACTAGGGGCATCAAGTAGTTGGCGGCGAGCCACTCGACAACGGGGACGGCCACGGCATCGCCGAATCCGAAAAGCGCCTGGTTCGTGGAGACTGCCCCCAACGGGTAGTCGCCCGCTCCCATCAGGCGGGCGCACTCGCGGGGCGTCATCCACCGAACCCGCAGGCTTCCCTCCCCCAGGCGCACAACCGCCTGTTTGGAGGAGCCGCCGCGAGCCGTCCGCAGGCATCCGGCGATGTCGTCGGGGCGGACTTCCCAAACCGCTTTCCCTTCGCGGGTGCGCCGGTAGGCGGTTCGGAACTTCACACCCGGCGACCGCCGGAGTTCCGCCAAGCGCTCCGCCTGCGCGGGCGAGAGTGAACGGGTGAATGCCTCCACCCGCGCGGGCTCCCACCATCGCGGATCGCCCGCAGGCAGGTCTTCGGTGTAGAACGGGCCGAAACCGCTGGTCAGCAGCGGGGGCGGGGGCGGCAGTTCGGCCCGGTGGGTCCGCAACGATTGATCCCCGAACACTCCCGCAAGCCAATGCGGGCGCAACTCGGAGGTGACTTCGCTGGAAGGGGGCGGCGACTTGGCTGCCACGACGAATAACCGGGGCCTTGACTGGGGAACGAATCGGCGGGCGTCGATGGCCAACACGTCCGCCGAGTAGCCCAAGACGTTGAGCGCCCGGACGGCGGCGGCCAGGTCCTGACCACTGCGGGAG
This window encodes:
- a CDS encoding DNA cytosine methyltransferase gives rise to the protein MASDAVQPSVRPTALEFFAGIGLARVGLERAGFMVTWANDREPAKRAMYEANFGEFPSHRFVLADIRSIRGSDLPGDASLAWASSPCTDLSLAGNRDGLGGSESGTFWEFIRILGEMGPSAPPVAVVENVVGLATSRSGQDLAAAVRALNVLGYSADVLAIDARRFVPQSRPRLFVVAAKSPPPSSEVTSELRPHWLAGVFGDQSLRTHRAELPPPPPLLTSGFGPFYTEDLPAGDPRWWEPARVEAFTRSLSPAQAERLAELRRSPGVKFRTAYRRTREGKAVWEVRPDDIAGCLRTARGGSSKQAVVRLGEGSLRVRWMTPRECARLMGAGDYPLGAVSTNQALFGFGDAVAVPVVEWLAANYLMPLVTAHTGHAREPAMDADPASLDSCVAGDPRAPVGSAPANSSAGRTQ